In the genome of Raphanus sativus cultivar WK10039 chromosome 9, ASM80110v3, whole genome shotgun sequence, the window AAAACGCTGCGTTTGGACCGAGCTCTTGCTCGGTCTCTTTCCCCAGCTGCGGTTGGATGTCTGCAATGACAACTTTGGCTCCATGGCTGATGAACTTTCCGGCTGTTGCTTTGCCAATCCCACTTGCTCCTCCTGTGATGAGCGCTACTTTGCCTTCTAGCTTCCTATTACGAATGTGTTACAAACTATATATTATGATTTACTATTATGCAAGACTTCTCGTATAAAACTAAGTAttcaaacaagtttttttttaagttcgtATGTTAAAAAATGGCTTGCAGACTGGTTGGAATCCGGCAATCCAgtattaaaaaatctaaattatcaaaatagaaAACACCGAAACCACCGGCTATAGGAATCCAAACCAATTAAACCATATCAGTCAAGCTGAAACATAACAACTTTAACTTATTTTCAAACATGCTTggagatttttcttttaaatatatagtaaccACAAACttgtttctgttttattttctttcttttctaagTGCTAAAACTTTGTGGTTCAACTTATGTTTAATTAatcttttgtttctgttttattttctttccttgcTAAGTGCTAACACATTTGACATTTCTTAGctggaagaaagaagaaaagcaTTCTAACTTCAAGATAAGGTTTTCTTGAAGAAGACAAATGAAAGCAACTCAACTTgtaatatcaaattatttaacaTATTGACAATCAcaacaaagacataaatatatattgagaTTATGGCCTTTGATTTGTTAAAGTCACAAACCTCTCAACTTTACAATGAATAAATAAGATccatttggttttaaaaaataaaacagaacatGTTATGCAAGGTATCTCTATCTATTATTGCATTGACTACTAATAAACCTATAGTTATACATATAACTTTGTGTGGTTCAATTAAATATAAGATTCTTTGACACATGAAGTAAAATAAAGAGGTCAACAGTTCAGATTCTCTGAAAAAATGGGAATAAGATGGGGGCTTGCCTTGAGCTTGAATGAGATGATGCAGAAGAGGAGATTCCCTTGATGACGAAGCTTTTGCCCACATACAATATCTTGATCAATGCATGTCTTCTATTCAGatatggaaaaagaaaaaaatcagaatacAAATAGTGTTCCTTGTTAAAAGCTGCAGAAATGGAGAAAGGGGTACATGAAAAAGAGGTTGACCTAATCTGAAACATGTCTTCTGTATTGCTCCGAGATAGATCAGTCTTTGTCGTTTTCAAACTTTTAACTTCGAGTTCTGAGATGGGTTTCTGTGTTTGTTTATAGAGTTGATATATATAGAGTaacagagaaacagagagaatacATAAAGGGGGTGGGCTttaaggagagagagaaaggtgGATTCTTGAAGGATAGAGAAGGAGACAAAGAAAAGAGAATCTAATGGGGCTGTTGGTGACCAGTAGCATTCTCGCATGCATATGTTTTTGTAAAAAGTTTGATCCTTGTTTTTTGTCAATAacgacaaaaagaaagaaattgtTTTAGTAGTCAAGCATGTGTTGATTTCTTACCAACATAAGATATTAAGATATAATAGCTTAATAGGCTGAGGGTAATCTTTGAACTACAGATCTTAATCCTTAATATACTTTCATAGTATTTCAGTGTTCTAATAATATCCATAACCGAAATGACTTGTCTGAAAACTGTTTTAGGCGTCATCTAAGACGACATGTAAACTTCAGCGTCTAATTATCAGCTATCgattttttgaactttttttattttctattctttttgtCATAACATTTTCTCTAAATTCATTAATTGATTAAATGAGTTTTTTGGGTCTCAATTCTACATATAAAAGATTTTTGAGGACGTCAGGAAAAACTATAAAACATATGATGCTTGTGGCATGCATGTGTTGGTGCTTATTATGAGCTGTCTGTAAGTTTGTTAATGAATTATATCTTTACGTATTACACTTATACAACGTACCTACCAATACCCTCTTCGGATGCCGACAGAAAGCTATTCACATTACGATGTTATTATCCAGACACATCGATCTGCTGGATTGCATACGACCAATTTTCATTTGCTATTATCTAATGGTGTTCACCTAATCAGATGTTTTCtaggtgtatatatattataaataaaaattaaagtgttgataaaatataaatcttctTTACAGCATGCTACATGTGTTTGCAAATTGTCATGTATGTAAACTActcaataaaattttataattgtaattagGTGGAACATTTAGCTAGATACATCGTATGGGATGTTAAGAAACTGGAAGAAGGCAAAAGAAAAGCGAAGTAATCTTTCTTTGACTTATGGATAAACTGTAAGATTCTTAAATATGCGAATTTGCTTATAAATTGTAATTAGGTGGAGCTATATTagataaataatatatcaaaatgtCATATATTGTAAGATTCTTGGCCAATATTCAtaccaagaaaagaaaaaaaaaccagatGTATCGAATAAGGTATATAGTTGTTTCCTTCTAGAAGGCATAAATAAAACGTGTTTAATCCTTTTTTCTGAAATATAGCTGAATATCAAAGCGAGAACATATTGCTGAAGAGAATAATAAGATATGGTGggacaaaagaagaaaaacaaatacaccaatataaaaaaatagggGCGTTCCGAGAAttgaactcgggacctctcgcaccctaagcgagaatcataccactagaccaaacgcCCTTCTTgatatatctataaaatttgAACATATTTGTACATATATTACAGAATTGCTTTTCGAAACCATTTGTTCATAGCTCTCGTCTCGTCTCTCTCCCGCCCAATGTGCCCCACTATCGTCAATTGAATTTCTAGGGCTTCTTCTCGGTTTCTAGGGCGATTATAGCGATTCGGTTTCTTGAAATTCGAGTTTCGATGGTCAATCATAGCGACGCCGAAGTTTACTCCTCCGATTCGAAGTCTCCTTCAGCTTCTTCGGATCATAGTGAGTTTTTGCGATTACGAACAATTATATCTTCCTTCCGCCTTGCGATTTTCGAACTGTGAAGTCCTCCAGATAACTGTAGCTTTGAGGTGACTGATGAACAAACTTTCCCTTTTTCGAATTTTATTAGGGTTTGAGGTTAATGAGGTTCACGATACAGAGCCGATTGATGATGATAGCTCCTTACACGAAATCCCATTTCATAATCTCTACAACGATACGGAGCTCGTAGATAACTGTGAAACACTGGACCACGAATTCGAGGAAGTGGTGGATGATAGCGAGGATGACgacgaaggaggaggaggaggaggaaaagGAAGTGTTGATTCTTCTAAGCCGAGATGTGTGGTGGAGAGAATCCTCGAAGCTCCTGATACACTTTTGGAGTCTGATGGATCCAATGACCATGAATGTCAGACAGGTAAACCTATCTTTTGTATTGTTATTGATGCATCTGATCCCTAATATGGTGCACATAGTTGCTGTTTTTTATCTCAGATCAAAATCTTATCGTTAACGGTTTCCAAGGCTCTTCGAGGATTACTGCTGGTGATAGTAGTGGTCAAGGGCTGGATTATTTGGATTCTCAGGAACCAGGGGATGCAACACAAGCGGAAGCTCTTGGTTTTGTGGACCAGTTTTTGATGGATAAAGATCTAGATTTCTCACCAGTGAGTCTTCCGGAAACTAGTCTGAGAAGGAAGTCGCCTCCTTTCTCAGGTGCAAAAGGACGTCAATCTCTGGCCAAGAGAATCAAGACAATCAGTCCAATCAAGAAAATGAGTGTCTTTGATTGGGACTGTGAAGATCAGTGTGATGTGAGTGACCCTCTAGCCGTTGGTGCAAATGTTACATGCTTCAAGAAAAGGGAAGATCCTGTTAAAGATGATGATCCTTGTGAGAATAGAAAAGTCTCAACTCATCCCACTAGAAGATCTATGAGGAACGATTCTGCTAACTATAACAAGATAGGACGACCATCAGGTTTGAGTAACGACATTATGTTAATCTCGCAGATGGATGCTCAGTTGCAGGATAAAGCGTCAAAAGAGCACTTCGAACCTGAGGAAGATTTTGTTGATGTTGGTATTAACACTCAGATTGCTGCTGAAGCCATGAGTGCTTTACTGTTTGCTCCCTGCACTACAGAAGAAGCTAGTGAATCAGAAATGAGGGAACAAGTCAGTAATCTCTCCGGAAGGAACAATGATACCATTGAGGGTAGTGCTCCAACCAAGAAAGGAAACTCTaagaagaagaggaaatttAGTATGAAAGAGAGAACCGGTACAAACGCATCTGCTATAACGTGTCTTCTCAACTCATGTGAATGGAGGCATCCCAGGGCCAAAAGATCACGTCTTACCCAAAGGCATCACGTTCCACCTAGGAAATCTTGGGGTGCTAGCTCAGATAAAGACAGAAGCGAAACGAAGACTCTGTCAAGTAGGTTACGAGTATCATTAAGTGGGACAAGACAAGCCTCTTCTTGCCAATCAGGTGTCAATTTGGATGTCGCAAACCATGCATCTCCAAGGAAAATATACGGCAGAAGTCATCAAAGCTCTCGTGATAAAGATTTGCCTAAGCCATTTCTTCCGAAGGAGATCAAAAAGCTTGGAGGATCAGGAAACGAAGGTGATTTCATGTGGAAAGACTTGAGGAGACGAAGAAACTTGACACATGTTCGAGTCTTATTCAGCAATAATTTGGATGATGAAACAATCAAGCAGCAGAAGAAGGTTTAATTCATATTCCtcacttttttttataaatttgattagACACGTACAAACAAAATTAGTTATGAAGAATCCTTTTCTCCTTCCATAGATTATGGGCCGATTGGGAATTACTCCGGCAGCTTCCTCTGCAGAGTCAACACACTTCATAGCTGAAAGGTTTTGTCGGACAAGGAATATGTTGGAAGCCATAGCTCTTGGTAAACCTGTTGTTACACCTCTATGGCTGGAGAGCTGTGGACAAACAAGATGCTTGTTAGATGAGAAGAATTACATCTTAAAAGATAGCAAAAAGGAAAAGGAAGGGTTTTCCATGCGTACATCTTTGGCCCGTGCAAAGCAGCACCCCCTTCTTAAGGTCACAATCTATCTCAATTGAGCCTTTATCCTCAAAGCTTCATTGACACCCTTTGTTCGCAAATATCAGAGATTTATAAGTCACATTTATTCGTAGGGATTAAAAGTCTGCATAACTCCCAACATTAAACCGGACATAGGTATGATTGCTCACTTAGTGAGGTTGACACAAGGGCAGGTAAGAACAACTAACTTCCATTGAGAGAGGTTTTGTTTTATACAGAGACACCTTGGCACTTCTTCAGAATAGTTATTGAGTTCCTTTATCAGGTAGTGGAGATAAATGAAATAATTGCTGCAGCGGATAGAGAAATTCCAGATGATCTATTGATTCTTTCTTGCGTAGACGATAGAAAATTATGTCTACCTTTCATTGATAAAGGTAACTTCTGCCAGTTTAACACTATGAAGTTAAGCTAAGAAAAACACTTATAACTTGTGTTTTGTAATGAAGGAGCTGAAATCTACACCGCAGAGCTTTTGCTGAATGGAATCGTGATTCAGAAACTGGAATATGACAGGTTTGGAACTTTGATAATATATCACAGGTCATCACGTTCAGATATTTTAACCCTAGTTTGTGTGACTACGAACCCTTTAATAGATAGTGAGAGAAAGTGGTCACATGCAACTAATCTTAAAACTCTTTGTTTCTGTGTTTCCGCAGGCATTGTCTCTTCTAAAAGGAACCAAAGAAACACAAATTTTGCAGCAACCCGTACGGATATACTGGTTGGTGCAAGCGATGAAGTCATTTTATCAAAATCTTTTATAAACTTGACTGTTTGTTATAAGAGACCTTTCATCATTCTATGGAA includes:
- the LOC108828585 gene encoding uncharacterized protein LOC108828585 produces the protein MVNHSDAEVYSSDSKSPSASSDHRFEVNEVHDTEPIDDDSSLHEIPFHNLYNDTELVDNCETLDHEFEEVVDDSEDDDEGGGGGGKGSVDSSKPRCVVERILEAPDTLLESDGSNDHECQTDQNLIVNGFQGSSRITAGDSSGQGLDYLDSQEPGDATQAEALGFVDQFLMDKDLDFSPVSLPETSLRRKSPPFSGAKGRQSLAKRIKTISPIKKMSVFDWDCEDQCDVSDPLAVGANVTCFKKREDPVKDDDPCENRKVSTHPTRRSMRNDSANYNKIGRPSGLSNDIMLISQMDAQLQDKASKEHFEPEEDFVDVGINTQIAAEAMSALLFAPCTTEEASESEMREQVSNLSGRNNDTIEGSAPTKKGNSKKKRKFSMKERTGTNASAITCLLNSCEWRHPRAKRSRLTQRHHVPPRKSWGASSDKDRSETKTLSSRLRVSLSGTRQASSCQSGVNLDVANHASPRKIYGRSHQSSRDKDLPKPFLPKEIKKLGGSGNEGDFMWKDLRRRRNLTHVRVLFSNNLDDETIKQQKKIMGRLGITPAASSAESTHFIAERFCRTRNMLEAIALGKPVVTPLWLESCGQTRCLLDEKNYILKDSKKEKEGFSMRTSLARAKQHPLLKGLKVCITPNIKPDIGMIAHLVRLTQGQVVEINEIIAAADREIPDDLLILSCVDDRKLCLPFIDKGAEIYTAELLLNGIVIQKLEYDRHCLF